The proteins below come from a single Danio aesculapii chromosome 25, fDanAes4.1, whole genome shotgun sequence genomic window:
- the sin3aa gene encoding SIN3 transcription regulator family member Aa gives MRRRLEDQEPVFTPQQRRLPGSTEGFQHRVLAPAPAVFEAVADGMQPTPGIQYPLPQAYQVSTVAQSSSGHSHTPSPAVHSGPHHHGPAAAQAHTPAPVQGHAHPPTPSASTQGQQQFQRLKVEDALSYLDQVKLQFGNQPQVYNDFLDIMKEFKSQSIDTPGVISRVSQLFKGHPDLIMGFNTFLPPGYKIEVQTNDLVNVTTPGQIHHITPHGISVQNIPIVPPPPPSQQQNQISTNPPNLATTPPAQPAPKTKPLQSPVLTPSSQPNPSIPPYASPRSPPLQPNIPVSSMPTAPPLQNNQPVEFNHAINYVNKIKNRFQGQPNIYKSFLEILHKYQKEQRNAKEAGGSYTPVLTEQEVYAEVAQLFKNQEDLLSEFGQFLPDANSTVLLGKTTAEKAESVRNDHGGTVKKPQLNNKQRPNQNGCQIRKHSTTAITPPVKKKLKLMNIKDSSGAEAGKHGGGTESLFFEKVRKVLRSAEAYDNFLRCLVIFNEEIISRAELVQLVVPFLGKFPELFTWFKNFLGYKEMSHLETYPKERATEGIAMEIDYASCKRLGSSYRALPKSYQLPKCTGRTALCKEVLNDTWVSFPSWSEDSTFVSSKKTQYEEHMYRCEDERFELDVVLETNLATIRVLEATQKKLSRMSAEEQAKFRLDNTLGGCSEIIHRKAIQRIYGDKAPDIIDGLKKNPAASVPIVLKRLKLKEEEWREAQRGFNKIWREQNEKYYLKSLDHQGINFKQNDTKVLRSKTLLNEIESIFDERQEQVSEDNSSTTASSPHLTLTYEDHQILEDAAALIIHHVKRQSSINKEDKYKIKQIVYHFIPDMLFAQRGVLSDVEEEDEEEDMELDEGASKKHNGLAGGASASPTKSKLLFSASTAQRLRSCEDAYNLFYVNNNWYIFLRLHQILCSRLLRLYAQAERQIEEDLREREWEREVLGLKRDKNENTAVQLRLKEPMDVDVEDYYSAFLEMVRSLLDGNMEASQYEDSLREMFTIHAYIAFTMDKLIQNIARQLQHIVSEEICVQVTELYLVESGHSSTGGSLLTQSSRAQAEASYQRKAEQLMSDENCFKLMFLKSRGNVQLTVELLDTEEENSDGPMEIERWSDYVMRYLSADFTSPDLKDHLSQKPVFLPRNLRRIRKCQRGCEAQEKELKDGERKENTDSMKMECMFKLNSYKMVYVFKSEDYMYRRTALLRAHQSHERVSTRLHQRFHAWTQRWAKEHVTRDMAAETSRWLMGEGREGLLPCSTSCDPEILHFQRINKYRVKYGPTNKPQ, from the exons ATGAGGAGGCGTTTAGAGGATCAGGAGCCAGTGTTCACCCCACAACAACGCCGGCTTCCCGGCAGCACTGAGGGCTTCCAGCACAGGGTTCTTGCCCCAGCGCCTGCTGTATTCGAGGCAGTGGCTGACGGCATGCAGCCCACTCCAGGAATACAGTACCCGCTTCCTCAAGCATACCAG GTGTCCACAGTGGCCCAGAGCTCCAGTGGTCACAGTCACACTCCCAGTCCGGCGGTGCACAGCGGGCCGCATCATCATGGCCCGGCGGCGGCTCAAGCCCACACTCCTGCACCCGTACAGGGTCATGCTCATCCACCCACCCCGTCTGCATCCACACAGGGCCAGCAGCAGTTCCAGAGACTCAAG GTGGAGGATGCTCTGTCTTACCTGGACCAGGTGAAGCTCCAGTTTGGCAATCAGCCACAGGTCTACAATGACTTCCTGGATATTATGAAAGAGTTTAAATCTCAGAG TATTGACACCCCAGGCGTAATCAGCAGGGTGTCGCAGCTCTTTAAGGGTCACCCTGATCTCATTATGGGGTTCAACACGTTTCTTCCACCGGGATACAAGATTGAAGTTCAGACCAATGACCTGGTTAACGTGACTACACCTGGTCAGATCCACCACATCACGCCTCACGGCATCTCCGTGCAGAACATCCCCATAGTGCCACCTCCACCGCCCTCACAGCAGCAGAACCAGATCTCCACAAACCCTCCCAATCTGGCAACCACACCTCCTGCTCAACCTGCACCCAAAACCAAG CCCCTGCAGTCTCCAGTTTTAACTCCGAGCAGTCAGCCCAATCCGTCCATCCCTCCATACGCATCTCCGCGTTCGCCACCGCTGCAGCCCAACATCCCCGTCAGCAGCATGCCCACTGCCCCGCCGTTGCAGAACAACCAGCCTGTGGAGTTCAACCATGCCATTAACTACGTCAACAAGATCAAGAACCGGTTCCAGGGCCAACCTAACATCTACAAGTCCTTCCTGGAGATCCTGCACAAGTACCAG AAGGAGCAGCGTAACGCTAAAGAAGCTGGCGGGAGCTACACCCCGGTTCTGACTGAGCAGGAGGTTTATGCTGAAGTAGCTCAACTCTTCAAAAACCAGGAAGATCTGCTCTCCGAGTTCGGACAGTTCCTTCCCGATGCCAACAGCACTGTG CTGCTGGGTAAGACGACAGCGGAGAAAGCCGAATCTGTGCGTAATGATCATGGAGGAACGGTAAAGAAACCGCAGCTCAATAACAAACAGAGGCCCAATCAGAACGGCTGTCAGATACGCAAACACTCAACAACAGCCATCACACCACCTGTTAAG AAAAAGCTCAAGTTAATGAACATAAAAGATTCATCCGGAGCGGAGGCTGGCAAACACGGTGGAGGAACCGAGTCTCTTTTCTTCGAAAAA GTGCGGAAAGTTTTACGGAGCGCTGAGGCCTATGACAACTTCCTCCGGTGCCTGGTCATCTTTAACGAGGAGATCATTTCTCGTGCTGAGCTGGTGCAACTTGTGGTTCCTTTCCTTGG caaATTTCCCGAGCTGTTCACCTGGTTTAAGAACTTCCTTGGATATAAGGAGATGTCACACCTGGAGACGTACCCGAAGGAAAGAGCCACTGAAGGAATTGCCATGGAAATCGACTACGCTTCCTGTAAGCGTCTGGGCTCGAGTTACCGAGCATTACCCAAGAGCTACCAGCTGCCCAAATGCACAGGCAGAACTGCGCTCTGTAAAGAG GTGCTGAATGATACCTGGGTTTCGTTCCCCTCATGGTCTGAGGACTCCACCTTTGTGAGCTCCAAGAAGACTCAGTATGAAGAGCACATGTACAGATGTGAGGATGAGCGCTTCGAG CTGGACGTGGTGCTGGAAACCAACCTGGCCACCATCCGCGTGCTGGAGGCCACACAGAAGAAGCTTTCTCGAATGTCAGCCGAGGAGCAGGCCAAATTCAGACTGGACAACACTCTGGGCGGCTGCTCTGAGATCATCCATAGGAAAGCCATACAGAGGATATACGGAGACAAAGCTCCGGACATCATAGACGGACTGAAGAAAAACCCGGCGGCTTCTGTTCCCATCGTTCTCAAGAG GCTGAAGCTGAAGGAAGAAGAGTGGCGTGAAGCTCAGAGGGGCTTTAACAAGATCTGGAGGGAGCAGAACGAGAAGTACTATCTGAAATCTCTAGACCATCAAGGCATTAACTTCAAACAGAACGACACTAAAGTGCTGCGCTCCAAAACACTCCTCAATGAGATCGAGAGCATCTTTGATGAG cGGCAAGAACAGGTTTCGGAGGACAACAGCAGCACGACGGCTAGCAGCCCTCACCTGACGCTAACCTATGAAGACCATCAGATTTTAGAAGACGCGGCAGCTCTAATCATTCACCACGTGAAGCGCCAGAGCAGCATCAACAAAGAGGACAAATACAAAATCAAGCAGATCGTCTACCACTTCATCCCCGACATGCTGTTCGCCCAGAGAGGAGTTTTGTCGGACGTGGAGGAAGAGGATGAAGAGGAAGACATGGAGCTCGATGAAGGGGCATCCAAAAAGCACAACGGGCTAGCTGGAGGAGCTAGTGCAAGCCCCACAAAGTCCAAACTGCTATTTAGCGCGTCCACGGCTCAGCGCCTTCGCTCTTGTGAGGACGCGTATAATCTGTTTTACGTCAATAACAACTGGTACATCTTTCTTCGGCTGCATCAGATCTTGTGTTCGCGATTGCTGAGACTTTACGCGCAGGCCGAGCGGCAGATCGAAGAGGACCTGAGGGAGCGCGAGTGGGAGCGGGAGGTGCTCGGACTCAAACGAGACAAAAACGAAAACACCGCCGTTCAGCTGCGTCTGAAGGAGCCCA TGGATGTGGATGTGGAGGATTATTACTCTGCATTTCTGGAGATGGTGCGTAGCCTGCTGGATGGGAATATGGAGGCGTCTCAGTATGAGGATTCTCTGAGAGAGATGTTCACCATTCACGCCTACATCGCCTTCACCATGGACAAACTCATCCAGAATATAGCCAGACAG CTCCAGCACATTGTGAGCGAGGAGATCTGCGTTCAGGTGACGGAGCTGTACCTGGTTGAGAGTGGTCACTCGTCCACCGGAGGGTCTTTGCTCACCCAAAGCAGCAGAGCTCAGGCCGAAGCCTCATATCAGCGCAAAGCAGAGCAGCTCATGTCCGACGAAAACTGCTTTAAG CTGATGTTCCTGAAGAGCAGAGGAAACGTCCAGCTCACGGTGGAGCTGCTGGACACAGAGGAGGAAAACTCAGACGGGCCGATGGAGATCGAG CGCTGGTCCGATTATGTGATGCGGTATCTGTCGGCTGATTTCACATCCCCAGACCTAAAGGATCATCTCTCCCAGAAGCCTGTGTTTCTGCCCAG AAACCTACGGCGGATCCGCAAGTGTCAGCGAGGCTGCGAAGCTCAGGAGAAGGAGCTGAAGGACGGAGAGAGAAAGGAGAACACAGACAGCATGAAGATGGAGTGCATGTTCAAACTCAACTCCTATAAGATGGTGTACGTCTTCAAATCCGAGGATTACATGTACAGACGCACAGCGCTGCTCAGAGCCCATCAG tcTCACGAGCGAGTGAGCACCCGTCTGCACCAGCGCTTTCACGCCTGGACTCAGCGCTGGGCGAAGGAGCACGTGACCCGGGACATGGCCGCCGAAACCAGCCGCTGGCTCATGGGAGAGGGTCGAGAGGGACTGCTGCCCTGCTCCACCAGCTGTGACCCTGAAATTCTTCACTTCCAGCGCATCAACAAATACAGAGTCAAATACGGCCCCACCAACAAGCCCCAGTGA